One region of Quercus lobata isolate SW786 chromosome 2, ValleyOak3.0 Primary Assembly, whole genome shotgun sequence genomic DNA includes:
- the LOC115976674 gene encoding LOW QUALITY PROTEIN: GRAS family protein RAM1-like (The sequence of the model RefSeq protein was modified relative to this genomic sequence to represent the inferred CDS: substituted 1 base at 1 genomic stop codon), translated as MMSSLCGSLGSLKRENSSTQLPPTSSIESVSESKKTFTTTLCNELELNSLTPTSLDFPTLKSELDGDIEVQSPDNSLWESFFSDQLDGDFMISSPVRNLPSPQTSTYNYNYNYAQAVQGQSLSGFSPPRLLSQIGPFSSTNKGKGLSPLHRVFNLPKNQYMQPAEGLSMPAIEEFLDDYIGSSSHCFDIPNIVPAVDGLTISNNSSRFCGSVSETSSLGSSQLTQESDIYQMSGSIASGPLSELLQQDRHQDNQLQQNQTQQQEQYHHNLNHSLMAPQPIGSEQEQDSGLQLVHLLLACAEAVAKEDYMLARRYILHLKRVVSALGDSMQRVAACFTEALSARLATTLTTKPSTSSSTTTPPTPFSPFSTNTLEVLKIYQIVYQACPYIKFAHFTANQAIFEAFEAEERVHVIDLDILQGYHWPAFMQALAARPGGAPFLRITGVGSSIDSVRETGRCLAKLAHSLHIPFEFHPVGERLKDLKPHMFNRRVGEALAVSVNRLHRLPSNSLGNLLAMIRDQAPNIVTLVEQEASHNXPYFLGRFLEALHYYSAIFDSLDATFPPESAQRAKVEHYIFAPEIRNIVACEGPKRTERHERLEKWRKIMEGKGFKGVPLSANAVTQSKILLSLYSCDGYRLTEDKGCLLLGWQDRSLIAASAWRC; from the exons atgatgAGCTCTCTTTGTGGAAGCTTGGGTTCACTCAAACGTGAGAACTCAAGCACACAACTCCCACCAACTTCATCAATTGAGTCAGTTTCAGAATCTAAAAAAACATTTACTACAACTCTATGCAATGAGTTGGAACTGAATAGTCTAACCCCAACAAGCCTCGACTTTCCAACCCTCAAGTCTGAGTTGGATGGAGATATTGAAGTGCAATCACCTGACAATTCTCTATGGGAGTCTTTTTTCTCTGATCAATTGGATGGTGATTTTATGATCTCATCACCAGTGAGGAATTTGCCATCTCCACAAACTTCAACTTACAATTATAATTACAACTATGCTCAGGCAGTGCAAGGTCAGAGTCTCTCCGGGTTCTCTCCTCCTCGCTTATTGTCTCAGATTGGTCCTTTTAGTAGCACCAACAAAGGGAAGGGACTAAGCCCACTTCATAGGGTCTTTAACTTACCAAAAAATCAGTATATGCAGCCAGCTGAGGGCCTTTCAATGCCAGCAATTGAGGAATTTTTGGATGATTATATTGGAAGCTCATCACACTGTTTCGATATCCCAAACATAGTTCCAGCAGTGGACGGCTTGACAATCTCCAATAATTCCTCAAGGTTTTGTGGTTCGGTGAGCGAAACATCAAGTCTAGGAAGTTCTCAACTGACCCAAGAGAGTGATATTTACCAAATGTCCGGCTCTATTGCAAGTGGACCATTATCAGAACTGTTGCAACAAGATCGCCACCAAGACAATCAACTACAGCAGAACCAGACACAACAGCAAGAACAATATCACCACAACCTTAACCATAGCTTGATGGCACCTCAACCTATTGGCTCTGAGCAG GAACAAGATAGTGGGCTTCAACTAGTGCACCTTCTTCTAGCTTGTGCTGAAGCAGTTGCCAAAGAAGACTACATGCTGGCAAGAAGATATATCCTCCATCTCAAACGGGTTGTCTCAGCTCTCGGCGACTCAATGCAGCGTGTAGCGGCCTGCTTCACTGAAGCCCTAAGTGCAAGACTAGCTACCACACTTACCACCAAACCCAGTACCTCCAGTTCTACTACTACTCCTCCAACACCCTTCTCTCCTTTCTCAACAAACACACTAGAAGTCCTCAAGATTTACCAAATCGTCTACCAAGCTTGTCCTTACATCAAATTCGCTCACTTCACCGCAAACCAAGCTATATTTGAGGCCTTTGAAGCCGAAGAACGTGTGCATGTTATAGATTTAGATATTCTTCAAGGCTATCACTGGCCAGCTTTCATGCAAGCCTTAGCAGCACGACCTGGTGGAGCTCCATTTCTTCGGATAACCGGCGTTGGATCCTCCATAGATTCGGTAAGAGAGACCGGTAGGTGTTTAGCCAAGTTAGCTCACTCTCTTCACATCCCATTTGAATTCCACCCAGTGGGTGAGCGACTCAAAGACCTTAAACCCCACATGTTTAACCGAAGGGTTGGTGAGGCACTAGCGGTGTCAGTGAATCGTCTCCATCGTTTGCCTAGTAATTCTCTTGGGAATTTACTAGCAATGATCCGAGACCAAGCTCCGAACATTGTAACACTAGTGGAACAAGAAGCAAGCCATAATTGACCATACTTTTTGGGCAGGTTTCTTGAGGCATTACACTATTATTCAGCAATTTTTGACTCATTGGATGCGACGTTCCCACCAGAATCAGCACAGAGAGCCAAGGTGGAGCACTACATATTTGCACCTGAGATTCGTAATATAGTGGCGTGTGAGGGTCCCAAGAGGACGGAGAGGCATGAAAGGTTGGAGAAATGGAGGAAGATAATGGAAGGGAAAGGGTTCAAAGGGGTGCCATTGAGTGCAAACGCAGTGACACAGTCGAAGATATTGTTGAGTTTGTATTCGTGTGATGGGTATAGGTTGACAGAGGACAAGGGTTGTTTGCTCTTGGGTTGGCAAGATAGGTCACTTATTGCAGCTTCTGCATGGCGATGTTGA
- the LOC115976401 gene encoding membrane-anchored ubiquitin-fold protein 4 yields MPEEELVELKFRIYDGSDIGPFRYSPASTVAMVKERIVSEWPKDKKIIPKGANDIKLINAGKVLENNKTVGQCRVPFGELPRGVITMHAVVQPSLAKAKTEKKVDDVPRKSFCSCSIL; encoded by the exons ATGCCGGAGGAGGAACTGGTTGAGCTCAAGTTCCGAATCTACGATGGGTCAGATATTGGTCCCTTCCGCTACTCGCCGGCCTCCACTGTAGCAATGGTCAAGGAGAGAATTGTGTCAGAGTGGCCAAAAG ATAAGAAAATCATACCCAAGGGAGCAAATGACATAAAGCTGATAAATGCTGGAAAAGTATTGGAAAACAACAAGACTGTTGGCCAGTGTAGAGTACCTTTTGGTGAGCTTCCAAGAGGAGTTATCACCATGCATGCTGTTGTGCAGCCATCTTTAGCAAAAGCAAAAACAG AAAAGAAGGTTGATGATGTCCCAAGAAAAAGTTTTTGTTCATGTTCCATATTGTAA